From Punica granatum isolate Tunisia-2019 chromosome 1, ASM765513v2, whole genome shotgun sequence:
TTCGACATGAGCTTTGTGGCCCCGATCCGGGTCAAGAATGCCAACTTCGGGCCGTACAAGTATGACGCCACCACAGTGGTCTTCACCTACGGCGGGGTCCAGGTGGGGCAGGCTGCAGTCCCCAAGAGCAAGGCTAACTTCAAGTCCACAAAAAAGATCGACTTGACCGTGACGGTGAGCTCAAGCAATCTGACTAGCGTCGCCGCCGCCTCCTCGGCCCTTGAGAGTGAGCTAAGATCCGGGAACCTGACACTCCGGAGCCAAGCGACGATGACAGGGAAGGTGGAGCTGATGCTtatcttcaagaagaagaagtccaCTTTCATGGACTGTACCATGGTCATTAATGCATCCACCCAGGCGGTTCAGTCTTTAGCGTGCAAATGAAACTGATGAAGGCCGAGGCAGAGTTTGCCCAAATTCGTTCAAGTTTTTTAGacatgtttttgtttttgttttttttcaagttttttttctcttctaatataGTAAATTGTGCgattacatacatatatgtatatatatatatatatatacacagatATATGATCATGTAATTTCCATGTGTAGATatttcattcaaaacacaGCTGCTTTCCCCAACCTTGGTCCATCTTATTTATATACGTGACAACTTCTGCATAATCATGTATAACTTGGCAAGGCATCCAATTCGTtccaacccgaaccaaaccaTCTAAATTCCTCACTGAACTCATTCACTTATACCCTTTTCAATGTCTTATTAAATTTTAGTTCTCAATCATCCCATTTGAGCCACCTGCACGTTTGAATATACGCATTATACTGAACAGCGTTCAGTTTTACTTGTCGATCTTTCAACAAATAAACCTGGCTGCACTTGATTATCACTTTCTATAAGAGACAACTAAATATTCCCCAAGTTCACGACAAAATTTGGGTTACAGCTTGTCAAAGAATCATATTCAAAGAAGAGGGTCCGTAGTCCAGAAGGGATTAAAACCTGCATTGCATTATACGCTTCATGGGTCCACACAAAAGGAAATTTTCATTGAGAAAGTAGCAAAAGACATTGTTTGGTATATTTGAGCTTCTAGAGGACGTCCAAATTAAACTAATTTGCCAAACAAAACATCACCTCACAACATTGGAGGGGTATGTTGAAATGTGGCAAGTCAGAAGGGGGAAAGAAGCACACTTGGGTCACTTCTCACTagacaattaattaataatactcCCAGGAAAAAAAGGGCctacttttttccttttcggtTCCAGAAGGAAAGCAACAGCCTTAAAGTGCAGAATTACAGATTGAGAGGAACAAAAACGGGGCATGGAAGCCCAGCAACACTGCCAAGAAGAAGCGTTCCAATACCCACCCGCGGTGAGCTGAAGAAATCGGTACGAAGCGGAAGAAGGAGAGACCAATTTGCCAATCAATTTACACATACATTACCTTCGAGAAGTACCTTGATAGCCCTAACCAGCGATGCCACCTGGTGTGAGCCGGGAGAGGAGCCCATGATCAGATTACGGGTACCACTTACTTTGTCTTTTCCCCAACAAGTCTTCCGCTAGGTCCATGTGtatcttttataatttaaaataaataaatcttaaTCACCGATAAATTGGGTCATTACAGAGTGGAGAAGCTAGCATCTCTAAATACTTCTTGCATCTTTAGCTATAGGCAGTCGTTGGTTCTATATCTCCCTCAACTAACAATACCTCATTTTTATTGTCCTTCCCACTTTTGATCCTTGTTCTTTACTTCTTCACCGTCATTCACAACATCTTTGCTTCGAAATTCCCGCTGATGAATCTTGGGTCCATCGAAAACTACATCAGGTTGTCAAGTTATGTATATACTTTTCAGTGCGAATTAATGTTATTATTAATAGGAGCACCTAAAGTGACGATTCGCTTTTAAAATCCTAAGGGACTAATAAACTAATATAAAGAAAGTTCTAGTGAGTAAGGCGATACTGAACTCAAATTTCAGTTGCCAAAGAATTCATTTTACGATTTTGAGTGGGCAAACTGACATAAAGAAAAGTTTGATAGATAAAACGATGCTTAACTCAAACTTCAATGGctaaattgttttttttccccaataATAAGATATCAATAATAAagttatgaataaaattactaaattATAGCCAGAAAccaataaaattaacaaatttaaatttatatattgttcTGTAGGATATCATATAAGTTCTCCTAAATCTTGAAGAGGTATTACAAAATCGAATATCTAATGTGCCATTGGAATTATTTAACATGATTGATATATAATctttaaaagataaatatttttttaaaaaaaaaatccttttgtTGTAGTGTAAGACTGTTGACCATTAGGAAAAACTTAATCCGTCTACCTTGTTTTCAACCAATAACAACACGATGGATATTCATGCTCTAATACTTGACATAGATATAtgttttttcatcaaattaaatatatactaTTATATAGGTATTTgaacttcaaaaaaaaaaaaggatgctTGCATTTAACGTATAATAAGTATAGTAAAAAATAGTTTTCACATTAGTGTTTCTCCAAATTGataaatcaattattatcataAATAAGTAAACATCAAGTATTATGTTCATGTTTCTTCCAGTCATGAATAGAAATTAGTTGAggatatttgaaattaaaaataataaaacaaagtAAGGAAGAAAATCATGAttaatgaaggaaaaaaaaaacacacgcacgcacaaaaaaaaagggggctGAGGAATTTCGAACCAAGGAAA
This genomic window contains:
- the LOC116207255 gene encoding uncharacterized protein LOC116207255 yields the protein MAEKTSQQVYPLAPANGAPRSDEEALTEKEAKRKKRVKLALYIGAFAVFQVIVILVFVMVVMRVHRPKFRVGELRIQSLNTGSQNSTSFDMSFVAPIRVKNANFGPYKYDATTVVFTYGGVQVGQAAVPKSKANFKSTKKIDLTVTVSSSNLTSVAAASSALESELRSGNLTLRSQATMTGKVELMLIFKKKKSTFMDCTMVINASTQAVQSLACK